Genomic DNA from Desulfuromonas versatilis:
GGCATCAATAAAAACGACCTCCAGTTTGCCGGCCAAGTCTTCTCTGAGCTGTTCCAGGACAGGCGCCATCTTAATGCAGGGGATGCACCTGTCGGCACCGACATCGACGAGCCGGGGAAGCGCTTCAGAGAAGACAGTGCAAGGTAATACCAGCACCAATAGACCGATGAACAGGATTGTCCGGAGAACCTGTCGGGGCATCATTTCACCTCCTTTATTCAGCCGCGATCGGTCGCATGAGTTTCATGATCTGGTCCGGGTTGAGAACTTTTCCCTGAGAGACGACTTTGCCGTCGATGGCCAGCCCCGGGGTGGTCATGCAACCGAATTTCATGATGTCGTTAATCTGGGTGACCTTTTCGAACACCACCTCTTCGCCCAACACCTGGGCGGCCTCTTTGACGTTGGCGGCCAGTTGGTTGCACTTGGCGCAGCCGGTTCCGAGAATCTGAATCTTTTTCATGCTCCTCTCCTTTCCATAGGTTGCAGGCTAACTGACCAGGGCTCCGTAGATCAGCCCCGAAAGGGTGGCCATCAGGATGACCAGACCGACAAAGACAACTGTTTTTTTCGTGCCCATGACGCTGCGGATGACCAGCATGTTCGGCAGCGAGAGGGCGGGACCGGCCAGCAGCAGCGCCAAGGCCGGCCCCTTGCCCATGCCGGCGCCGATCAGCCCCTGCAGGATCGGCACCTCGGTCAGGGTGGCGAAATACATGAAGGCCCCCACCACCGAGGCGAACAGGTTGGCCCACAGGGAGTTGCCGCCAACCAGGCCGGCGATCCAGCCGGAGGGAATCAGCCCCTCGTGGTCGGGGCGGCCGAGCAGCGCCCCGGCAATCAGCACCCCCCAGAAGAGCAGCGGCAGAATCTTCTTGGCGAAATCCCAACTGGTGGAAAACCATTCGCGCAGCTCGCCGTCGTCGTCCCTGCCGGTGGCCGTCAGGGAGGAGAGCCCCACCGCGCCGGTGATAAAGGCCAGCGAGGGATGCTCCGGCAGGGTTAAGGCAAGGGCTGCAACCGGCAGGCTGGCGATCAGCATGTGCCACTTACCGACCTTGAACCAGGCGACCAGAATCGCCGCCAGCGCCAGGGCGAAGAGCCCGGTGAGAGTCCACTTGGCGGCGTAGATCGCCTGCCACAGCCCCGAGGGGTCCGCCGGGCGCCCCCAGTTGGCGAAGACCAGGATGCCGACCATGCTGCCGAAATAGAGAGCATTCTGCCACAGGGGCCGGGCCACCTCCGGTTCAGGCATGGCGGCGGCCGCCTCAACCTTTTCGAGCTCTTCCCGGCGGAAAAACAGATGCATGAGCAGCCCGATAACGACGGCGAAAACGACCGCACCCACCGCCCTGGCGATGCCCATCGCCGGGCCGAGTACCGCTCCGGTCAAAACGATGGCCAGGATGTTGATGGCCGGCCCCGAGTAGAGAAAGGCGCTTGCCGGGCCCAACCCCGCGCCCATGCGGTAGATGCCGGCGAAGAGCGGCAAAATGGTGCAGGAACAGACCGCCAGGATGGTTCCCGACACCGAGGCGACCCCGTAGGCCAGCAGCTTGTTCGCTTTGGGCCCGAGGTACCGCATCACCGCCGCCTGGCTGACGAAGACCCCCACCGCACCGGCAATGAAAAAGGCTGGCACCAGGCAGAGCAGCACGTGCTCCTGGGCATACCACTTGACCAGGTGGAGCGATTCCCACAGGGCGTTCTCCACCCGTTGCGACTGCTGAAGCCAGTCCACCGGCAGATAATAGCAGGCGATAAAGATGGCAATGATCGCTGCCAGCGGCTTCCATTCCCTCGACCAGTTCATAATCCGGACCCTTCTTGGCATTTTACTATTTGGCACAAAAGCCAAATACTTGAGCAAAAAAATAGGAATTATTTCCCGACAGCCTCAAGCAGAGCCGACTGCTCCCGCACCTGGGTTTCCAGCACCGATTCCACACAGCCGAAAAAGTTAAGAATGCAGGGTACCCGCAAGCGGTAGAAGACCTGGTTGCCCCGCTTGTCATCGACCACGATGCCGGCTTGCTTCAGCACCGACAGGTGCTTGGAAACGGTGGAGACGTCGGCCCCGATCATCTCAGTCAGATCGCAGACGCAGCGCTCCTCTTTCTCCAACTCTTCGATAATGAACAACCGGGTCGGGTGAGCCATGGCCTTGAGGACCCGGGCGCGGGCTTCGAGGTGATTTTTCCGTTTCTGATCCATGCGGATCTCCTTCCTGTGTTTGGCAATATAGCCAAATAGCCAATTATGTCAAGCCGTTTTTTTCTACCACGCACACGGGGGGGCGCCGGGTTTGTCCTGAAAATGGAAGCCTTTCCCCTTCCCATAAAAAAAAGGCCGGTGCACGGCACCGGCCCGCAAGGGAGGAATTGCATTGAATCCAGGAGGTGGTGAACCCTTAATGGCGGTGCCCGCCTTCGAGGTCAAATATCTTTTCCGCCAAGGTGTAGAGAAAGAGGCAGACGGCGATAGCGCCGATGACGATGGCAATTTCAGCCAAAGATGGAAAATAACTCAGCAGGCCATGGGCGCCCCTGGCTGAATCTTCGCGCATGGGGACCAGTTGACCGGCGATAACCAGATCGTAGCGCATGAAGAAGATCCCGATGGTTGTCATCATGCCGGCAAACATGACGCCGAAGACGGTGCGCGTCTTGGGGTTGACCAGGATCAGGAAGGGGATGAGCATGCCGATCAGCACCTCGAAGAACCAGAAGTTCACCGCCAGCGGGCCGTTGATCAGGGCCATGGTCGCCTCGTATTTCTCGGGCGGCTGGCCGTAGAGCCCGGGGATGATCTTCCAGACCACGAAGAACATCAGGATGCCCAGGAACAGGGCCTGCAGCTTGCCCATGGTGAGCATGAACTCGGCGTACTTCGGGGAGAGTTCCCGGCCGCGGGCCTTGTGGTTGAAGTAGACGATCAGGGCCGTCAGGGCCCCGCCCGATACCAGGGCCGAGAGGATGAAGTAGATCGGCATGAAGGAGCCGTACCAGTAATGGCGGGCTTCCAGCAGGCCGAAAACGGCGCCGAGGTTGGAGTGGGCGGTGATGGCGGCGAAGAAGCCGAGCAGGCCGCTGATAAAGGCCAGCCGCCGGTTGCCCAGCATCAGGAAGGTGAATTCGCAGATCAGCAGCACCAGGTAGAGCCCGTACAGGGCGCCCATCCACCAGATGGCCGAGGTGAAGTTCGGGCTGATGATGGCGTAGATCCCCATGCGGATCGGGTGGTTGAGCTCCATCGCCATGGTGCCGAACCCGGTCACCAGGGTGAGGATCGCCAGCAGGTGCCCGCGCCGGCCGATAATCTCGAATTTCTCAAAGCCCCAGACATCGCCGAGGCTCGACACCAGGCAGAGCCCGGTGCTGGAGACGACGAAGAAGACGTAGGTCGAAATGAGAATCCCCCAGGGGATCTCGCGGGTCACGTTGTAGACGTGGGCATGCCCCTTGACCAGGACCATGGCCACGGCTACCGCCCCGGCGAGCATCCCCGCGCCGAGCAGGCCGAACCAGAGGATTTCCCCGGGCCGTTTGGGTAAGGCGAGCGTGGTCATTGTTTGACTCCGTTGTTTGCGAAAGGCGTAAGGCGTAAGGCGTAAGACGTAATGGGTAGACGATTTTTCCCATTACGCATTACGCGTTACGAATCACGGGTTCAAATCAGATAGAACAGGTACGGCTTGGTGCCCATCTCCGGCTTGAGGACCCGGTGCGGGTTTTTCGCCAGCAGCTTCGACACCTCGCTCTGGGGATCGTTGAGATCGCCGAACACCCGGACCTTGGTCGGGCAGGTCTCGACGCAGGCCGGCAGCCGGCCGGAATAGACGCGGTGGGCGCAGAAGGTGCACTTGTCGACGGCCTCGATTTCCTCGTTGTAGTAGCGGGCGTTGTAAGGGCAGGCGGTCATGCAGTACTTGCAGCCGATGCACTTTTTCTCCTCGACGGTGACGATGCCGTCCTGGTTGACGCCCGTAGCGCGGGTCGGACAGACCCTCTCGCAGGGGGTGTTGCCGCACTGCATGCACTGGCCGGGGGTGAAGCTCTGGCCAAGGTTGGGATAGCTGCCGCGCAGTGGTTCCTCGGTTACCCAGTTGCGGTGGTTGTCCCGGCCCAGGGGGACGTTGTTTTCAGCCTTGCAGGCCACCGTGCAGGCCTTGCAGTCGATACACCTGCGGGTATCGAGCACGATGGCGAATCGTTTGTTCTTCATCAGTCAAACTCCTTCCGTTTCAGCG
This window encodes:
- a CDS encoding thioredoxin family protein, whose amino-acid sequence is MMPRQVLRTILFIGLLVLVLPCTVFSEALPRLVDVGADRCIPCIKMAPVLEQLREDLAGKLEVVFIDAWKSREEAASYGVKMIPTQIFYAADGRELFRHTGFYGREEILAKWRELGYPFEKDKP
- a CDS encoding permease, with product MNWSREWKPLAAIIAIFIACYYLPVDWLQQSQRVENALWESLHLVKWYAQEHVLLCLVPAFFIAGAVGVFVSQAAVMRYLGPKANKLLAYGVASVSGTILAVCSCTILPLFAGIYRMGAGLGPASAFLYSGPAINILAIVLTGAVLGPAMGIARAVGAVVFAVVIGLLMHLFFRREELEKVEAAAAMPEPEVARPLWQNALYFGSMVGILVFANWGRPADPSGLWQAIYAAKWTLTGLFALALAAILVAWFKVGKWHMLIASLPVAALALTLPEHPSLAFITGAVGLSSLTATGRDDDGELREWFSTSWDFAKKILPLLFWGVLIAGALLGRPDHEGLIPSGWIAGLVGGNSLWANLFASVVGAFMYFATLTEVPILQGLIGAGMGKGPALALLLAGPALSLPNMLVIRSVMGTKKTVVFVGLVILMATLSGLIYGALVS
- a CDS encoding 4Fe-4S dicluster domain-containing protein — translated: MKNKRFAIVLDTRRCIDCKACTVACKAENNVPLGRDNHRNWVTEEPLRGSYPNLGQSFTPGQCMQCGNTPCERVCPTRATGVNQDGIVTVEEKKCIGCKYCMTACPYNARYYNEEIEAVDKCTFCAHRVYSGRLPACVETCPTKVRVFGDLNDPQSEVSKLLAKNPHRVLKPEMGTKPYLFYLI
- a CDS encoding thioredoxin family protein is translated as MKKIQILGTGCAKCNQLAANVKEAAQVLGEEVVFEKVTQINDIMKFGCMTTPGLAIDGKVVSQGKVLNPDQIMKLMRPIAAE
- the nrfD gene encoding NrfD/PsrC family molybdoenzyme membrane anchor subunit encodes the protein MTTLALPKRPGEILWFGLLGAGMLAGAVAVAMVLVKGHAHVYNVTREIPWGILISTYVFFVVSSTGLCLVSSLGDVWGFEKFEIIGRRGHLLAILTLVTGFGTMAMELNHPIRMGIYAIISPNFTSAIWWMGALYGLYLVLLICEFTFLMLGNRRLAFISGLLGFFAAITAHSNLGAVFGLLEARHYWYGSFMPIYFILSALVSGGALTALIVYFNHKARGRELSPKYAEFMLTMGKLQALFLGILMFFVVWKIIPGLYGQPPEKYEATMALINGPLAVNFWFFEVLIGMLIPFLILVNPKTRTVFGVMFAGMMTTIGIFFMRYDLVIAGQLVPMREDSARGAHGLLSYFPSLAEIAIVIGAIAVCLFLYTLAEKIFDLEGGHRH
- a CDS encoding ArsR/SmtB family transcription factor — encoded protein: MDQKRKNHLEARARVLKAMAHPTRLFIIEELEKEERCVCDLTEMIGADVSTVSKHLSVLKQAGIVVDDKRGNQVFYRLRVPCILNFFGCVESVLETQVREQSALLEAVGK